Part of the Eshraghiella crossota genome is shown below.
AATATAATTAAGTACTGAAGATTTTAATCCGCTGAAACTGAAGTCATACTCAGAACCGGCTACTTTTGCTCTCGGAAATTCTATTGCGTCAGGATTACCCTCTTTTGCCAATTTATCAATTTTAGGTCCGCCGGGATATCCAAGTCCTACCGCTCTTGCAACTTTGTCAAAAGCTTCACCGGCAGCATCATCCCTTGTTTTACCAAGTATCTCATATTTGCCGTAATCTGCTACATTTACAAGATGGGTGTGTCCGCCTGATACCACAAGGCAGCCAAATGGTGGCTCAAGTTCTTTATTTTCGATATAATTTGCCGAAATATGGCCTTCTATATGATGCACTCCTATCAAAGGCTTCCCGGCAGCAAACGCTATTGCTTTTGCAGCAGCCACTCCTACAAGCAGTGCTCCCACAAGTCCCGGTCCGTATGTAACCGCTATTGCTGTAATATCGTCAAGGGTAACCTTTGCTTCTTTAAGTGCTTCGTCCACTACCTGTATTACCTGCTCCATATGTTTTCTGGATGCAATTTCAGGTACAACTCCGCCATAAAGTGTATGTAATGCTATCTGTGATGAAATTATATTGGACAGCACTATTCTGCCGTTTTTAACTACTGCTGCTGCTGTTTCATCACAGGAGCTTTCTATCGCAAGTATTAATACATCATCTTCCATTATATCCTATTCCTCCATATCTGAAGCTTTTCCAACTTCCCAATACAGGATTTTCCATCTTCCGCCATCATCTTTTCTAAGGGTAAACTTTTCGTAGTTTTTAATAATATTTTTGCTTTCATGCACAAAATACATTACATCAATTTTTGCATAGTCTTTCCCTTTGTAGGTCAAAAACTCCATATTGGAATTATTTTCTATCACATAGTCGGCAATTGTACGTCCCGCACTTTTATAATCTTTAATCTCATCCTGCAGTCTTTTCAGATATTCATCATAAGGATTAAGAGTGAGAAGCTCATCATCAAAAATCCCTCTCAACTGTGCGGCTATGTTTTCTACATCTTTGTCACTGAGGTTTCCGCTGTACATTACTTTAAGAATATTGCTGTAATATGTTACTACGGATTTTGGTGTGCCGGGATAGTTTTTGTCAAGATCCCTGTCAGTAATTTCCGTCAACGGAGTCTTTTTTGCAATAGAATCATTATTATCTACTTTTCTGTTGGAAAGATAAAAATAATATCCCACAATCAAAGCCGCCAAAATAATAAAAATCATCGGTTTCTTTGCCTTAGACATAAACTCTTTCATAGTAACACCTCTTTTCTCTAATCAATAAAGTTAATTGTTTTAACCCATCCGTCCCTTGGTATTTTGGTCTGTGGAAAAATCGTCCTGACCTTTTCAATGTATTCTTCCGGATGAACCATGGACGGACTATAGTGTGTAAGCCACATTTCCGGTACTTCAGCGGCTTTTGCAAGTTCTGCAGCTTCATACATGGTCATGTGCTTGTATTCTTTGGCTTTAGCTTCTTTGCCGTCTTCACCGTACATTCCTTCACATATAAATAAATCAGATCCTTTGGCTTTGTCTGCAATAACAGGCATCGGCCTTGTATCCGTGCAATAGGTTACTTTTATACCTTTTCTGGCAGGTCCCATTACCTGCTCTGGACGATATGTTATGCCGTCTGTTGTTACACACTCTCCTTTTTGGAGAACTTTCCAGTAATTCAAAGGTACGCCGAGGTTTTTTGCCGCTTCAGGGTCAAATTTACCGGCTCTTTCAATTCTTATGCTGTAACCGTAGCAGGCAACCTTGTGATTTACCGCAAATGCATCAATAATATAACCCTTGTATTCAAAGGTCTCTTCATTCTGCTCGAATTCTTTATATACAATATTAAACGGCAGGTCAGGTGCAATAGCCCTTAAAGAATTGACTATTCTGCCTGTTCCTTTTGGGCCTGCTATCAGTAAATCTTCTCTCCTGTCGGCATTTCCCATTGTTAATAAGAAACCCGGCAGCCCTGATACATGGTCTGCGTGGAAGTGTGTAAGCAGAATTATATCTACAGGTTTGGAACTGTGTCCGAATTTTTTCATTGCTACCTGTGTTCCTTCACCGCAGTCTATAAGCAGTGAACTGCCATTATATTTAGTTATCAAAGATGTAATAAACCTGTTAGGAAGCGGCATCATTCCTCCGGTTCCCAATAAACATAAATCCAACATTATTATTTTTCCTTACCAATCAGCTTTTTCTCCATAAGTATGGCATTTTCATCAGGTTTTCTGTAAAAATTTCTTCGCATTCCTACCTTGGCAAAGCCATTTTTTTCATAAAGACTTTTTGCGGGTTCATTACTTTCCCTTACTTCAAGAAAAAGAGACTCCGCCCCTTTATCTGCTGCTTTTAGTGAAAGAAGCTCTATAAGTCTGTCGCCTATACCCTGTCTTCTGTAATCTTCATCCACTGCGATATTGGTTATATCCGCATTTTCAAGAACCACAAAGCATCCTGCATATCCTGCTATTCTTTCACCGTCTGCCGCTACAATATAGATATATTTATCATCCTGTAAAGTCTTTGAGAATTCAGACTCCGGCCATGGCTCAGAGAAATTATTTTTTTCTATATAAGCCACTTTTTCTGTATCCTGCGGCTCCATATAACGGATAGTTATTCTTACTTCATCCATTCTTTTCCATTCTTTCTCTTTCTGCCTGGGACATCCTGAGATATTCCGGGAGATGTTCTTCTGCCTTTTCAGTCTTACCTGCCTTGTATAATTCAGCTCCCAACAGTGCAACGCTTGAAGCACGCTGCCTGTTAAAGCCTGCCCTGCCATATTCATGTGGGGTTTTAAGTTCTTTGTCGATTATATCCCTGAATACAGGTATACCATCCCCTGTAAATATTACCGGCTTATCAATTTCCTGTAATTTCGGAATAAGTTCCATAATATCCATGGCACTGCTGTCAAGATATATTGAAAGGCCATTATTTTCAAATGAATATATCCCCGTATATACCTGATTGCGTCTGGCATCCATTATAGGGCATATCACTTTGTCGGTTCCGTAAAAATTATATGCCATGGCCTCTAATGTAGGCACATTGACAACAGGTACTTTAAGCGCATATGCCAGTCCTTTAGCTGTTGCGGAACCAATTCTTAGTCCTGTAAATGAACCCGGACCTCCTGATACGGCTATTGCATCAAACTCTGAGACATCCGTATCTGTCATTTTGCAAATCTCATCAATCATAGGCAGTAAAGTCTGTGAATGTGTCACTTTATTGTTAATTGTATATTCTGCTGTAATAATATCATCTGTAAGTATAGCTGTCGAGCATACAAGGGATGATGCTTCAATTGCAAGTATTTTCATATTAAAAATCCTTTGAAACAGTTATTTTTCTATAATCGAAGCCTTTCTCAAGGTCTTTTTCTATGCGGACATATATGGTATTTTCGGGAAAAAGTTCCTTAATCATACTTCCCCATTCAACAAGGCATACACCCTCCCCGTAAAAATATTCTTCATATCCAAGGTCATCCATATCCCATGGTCCGTCAATTCTGTATACATCAAAATGATAAAGTGGCAGCCTGCCACCATAATATTCCTGAATCAGGGTAAAAGTAGGGCTTGATACGTCGTCTTTAATTCCAAGACCTGCCGCCACACCCTTTGTGAAAACGGTCTTGCCTACGCCAAGATCACCATCCAGGCATAAAACATCCCCTCTCTTAAGATTTTGTCCTATTTTTTTTGCAAATTCAAATGTCATTTGCGATGAAGTTGACTCAAATACCATATTATACATCTCACTTTACATGATTTCTTGTCTGGAGACCGTCTGATAAAATCTTAACAAGCTTATCATACTGTTCTCCAATCTGGCTTACGGGAAGAACAAATGCCCTTATGCTGGACACATATATAATCACAAGATTTCCGTATCTTACCGCTTTCCATGTCTGGTTCCAGTCTACATGATCTGTTCTTTCACCCTGTGAAATTGTAACACCTTTTCCGTTAATGCAGTAATGTATAGGTTTCTGCATTGTCTCATTTTTCTTAATCTGCGACTTTGATTTAGTCCATAATAAAAACGGATTCATTACTGAAAACAACAGTGCCATACATATTAAGAGAATCGAATTGTTAATCGATATGTCTCCCCATGTATACACAGTGATAAAAATAACGGTGATGCTGAAAACAATCCACAAAATACCTGTGAACTTTCTGTATATATTATTTATTGAAAACTTAAATAAATCCTTGTCAGTAATCTGTATGTCAAAATTTACTTCATTCATTTTATAACGGCCTCCTAAACATACTTTATATAATTATAATCCATTAATAAAAAAAGGTAAACCCCATAAATGAGATTTACCTCTTTGCAAAACGCCTGTTATTTTACAAATGCGCTATAGATTGCCTGTAAAGCTTTTTCAAATTCTTCTTCATGCACACCTATAATTATATTAAGTTCGCTGGAACCCTGGTCAATCATTTTAACATTGACATCGGACTTTGCAAGAGCTTCAAATATTCTGAACGCCGTTCCCTTTGCCGACTTCATTGCTCGTCCTACTACTGCTATAAGTGCAAGACCTGCTTCAATTTCGATAGAATCAGGTGATGTATTTCTGTGAATTCCTGCAAGAACTTCCTGTTCTTTTGATTCAAATTCAGACTGCTGTACAATAACGGTCATGGTATCAATTCCTGATGGCATATGTTCAAAGGAAAGTCCGTTCTTTTCAAACTGTTCAAGAACTTTACGTCCAAAGCCGATTTCGGAATTCATCATATCTTTTTCGATATTAACTGCCGAGAAGCCTTTCTTACCTGCTATTCCTGTTATGATATGCTCAGGCTTCTTAGATGTACTTTCAACAATCATCGTTCCCGGATCTTCAGGAGCATTGGTATTCTTGATATTGATTGGGATACCTTCTTTTCTTACAGGGAAAATAGCATCTTCATGAAGTACGGTTGCTCCCATATATGAGAGTTCCCTAAGCTCTTTATAAGTAATTGTATTAATCACTGCCGGATTCTTGATAATTCTGGGATCAGCTACAAGGAAACCTGATACGTCTGTCCAGTTTTCGTAAAGGTCTGCCTTAACTGCTGCCGCTACAATTGAACCTGTTATGTCAGAACCTCCTCTTGAGAATGTCTTAATAGTATCATTAGGTGTTGATCCGTAAAATCCGGGAATTACCGCTCTTTCAATATTTTCAAGTCTGTCTCTTACTGCCTGATTAGTCATTGCTGCATTAAATGACCCGTCTTCGTTAAAAAATACAACTTCTGCCGCATCTACAAATTCATATCCGATATATTTTGCAAGAATAATACCATTTAAGAATTCACCTCTTGAAGCGGCATAGTCACGTCCTGCACGTCCTTTGAAGCCGGCTTCGATGGCATCGTATTCTTTGTCAAGGGAAAGGTCCAATCCTAACTCTCTTATGATTCCGTTATATCTTTCTTTGATTTCATCGAATTTCTTTTCAAATTCCTGTCCGCTTATGGCTGCTTTATAACATGCGTAAAGCATATCTGTCACTTTGACATCCTCTGCGAATCTTTTACCTGGTGCAGATGGTACAACATATCGTCTTGATTCATCTGCGAGTATGATATCAGCTACCTTTTTAAACTGTTCTGCATTTGCAAGGGAACTTCCACCAAATTTAGTTACCTTTATCATTTCTATTTCCTCCGGGATTAATAAACGTTACTGTGATTTATATTACTTTTCAAACAATTTGTCAATGAGCTGATGACCGTTTGCAACATAATTTTTTGATGCTTCTGCTTCAGCTTCATTATAATTCCATGTTCTGTCAAGTTCTTCTGTACTGTCATAGAGAAGGTAAGGAACAGGCTTTGCAACGTGAGTCCTGAGTCTTATAGGAGTAGGATGGTCAGGTGTTACGATAACACGGAATGGCTCACCACTCTTTTTAAGTCCCTCAACAACTGTTTTGATAACACGTCCGTCAAGATTTTCAACTGCTTTTATCTTTCGCTCCACACTGCCCTGATGTCCCATTTCGTCAGGTGCTTCAACATGGATATATGCAAAATCATAACCATCTTCCGTAAGTGCCTTAATTGCTGCATTGGCTTTGCCTTCATAATTGGTATTAAGTGTTCCGTCTGCTCCGGGAACAATGATATTATCCATTCCGGCACCTACCGCTATTCCCTTTAACAAATCAACCGCAGAAATCATTACACCCTTTTTGCCTGTTTTTTCTTCAAAAGATGAAAGTGCAGGTTTGGTCCCCGCTCCCCAGAACCAGCATGAATTGGCTGGGTTAAGTCCTTTTTTCTTTCTTTCTATATTAAGAGGGTGGTTCTTAAGAATCTCGTAACTCTTTTTCATCATTTCCCTCAGGCTTTCCGTCTCAGGAAGATTAGGTCCTACTTTCTGTCCTAATACATCATGTGGCGGTGTGAGCTTAACA
Proteins encoded:
- the tsaD gene encoding tRNA (adenosine(37)-N6)-threonylcarbamoyltransferase complex transferase subunit TsaD, with amino-acid sequence MEDDVLILAIESSCDETAAAVVKNGRIVLSNIISSQIALHTLYGGVVPEIASRKHMEQVIQVVDEALKEAKVTLDDITAIAVTYGPGLVGALLVGVAAAKAIAFAAGKPLIGVHHIEGHISANYIENKELEPPFGCLVVSGGHTHLVNVADYGKYEILGKTRDDAAGEAFDKVARAVGLGYPGGPKIDKLAKEGNPDAIEFPRAKVAGSEYDFSFSGLKSSVLNYINKCEMKKEAFDRADLVASFQNAVVDVLVTHAIHACREYNFEKFAIAGGVASNSALRSAMSKACEDNGIKFYHPSPILCTDNAAMIGAAAYYEYKAGVRSSWDLNAVPNLKLGEK
- a CDS encoding DUF6715 family protein; this translates as MKEFMSKAKKPMIFIILAALIVGYYFYLSNRKVDNNDSIAKKTPLTEITDRDLDKNYPGTPKSVVTYYSNILKVMYSGNLSDKDVENIAAQLRGIFDDELLTLNPYDEYLKRLQDEIKDYKSAGRTIADYVIENNSNMEFLTYKGKDYAKIDVMYFVHESKNIIKNYEKFTLRKDDGGRWKILYWEVGKASDMEE
- a CDS encoding ribonuclease Z, whose amino-acid sequence is MLDLCLLGTGGMMPLPNRFITSLITKYNGSSLLIDCGEGTQVAMKKFGHSSKPVDIILLTHFHADHVSGLPGFLLTMGNADRREDLLIAGPKGTGRIVNSLRAIAPDLPFNIVYKEFEQNEETFEYKGYIIDAFAVNHKVACYGYSIRIERAGKFDPEAAKNLGVPLNYWKVLQKGECVTTDGITYRPEQVMGPARKGIKVTYCTDTRPMPVIADKAKGSDLFICEGMYGEDGKEAKAKEYKHMTMYEAAELAKAAEVPEMWLTHYSPSMVHPEEYIEKVRTIFPQTKIPRDGWVKTINFID
- the rimI gene encoding ribosomal protein S18-alanine N-acetyltransferase; this translates as MDEVRITIRYMEPQDTEKVAYIEKNNFSEPWPESEFSKTLQDDKYIYIVAADGERIAGYAGCFVVLENADITNIAVDEDYRRQGIGDRLIELLSLKAADKGAESLFLEVRESNEPAKSLYEKNGFAKVGMRRNFYRKPDENAILMEKKLIGKEK
- the tsaB gene encoding tRNA (adenosine(37)-N6)-threonylcarbamoyltransferase complex dimerization subunit type 1 TsaB, with protein sequence MKILAIEASSLVCSTAILTDDIITAEYTINNKVTHSQTLLPMIDEICKMTDTDVSEFDAIAVSGGPGSFTGLRIGSATAKGLAYALKVPVVNVPTLEAMAYNFYGTDKVICPIMDARRNQVYTGIYSFENNGLSIYLDSSAMDIMELIPKLQEIDKPVIFTGDGIPVFRDIIDKELKTPHEYGRAGFNRQRASSVALLGAELYKAGKTEKAEEHLPEYLRMSQAERERMEKNG
- the tsaE gene encoding tRNA (adenosine(37)-N6)-threonylcarbamoyltransferase complex ATPase subunit type 1 TsaE; its protein translation is MVFESTSSQMTFEFAKKIGQNLKRGDVLCLDGDLGVGKTVFTKGVAAGLGIKDDVSSPTFTLIQEYYGGRLPLYHFDVYRIDGPWDMDDLGYEEYFYGEGVCLVEWGSMIKELFPENTIYVRIEKDLEKGFDYRKITVSKDF
- a CDS encoding YcxB family protein; translated protein: MNEVNFDIQITDKDLFKFSINNIYRKFTGILWIVFSITVIFITVYTWGDISINNSILLICMALLFSVMNPFLLWTKSKSQIKKNETMQKPIHYCINGKGVTISQGERTDHVDWNQTWKAVRYGNLVIIYVSSIRAFVLPVSQIGEQYDKLVKILSDGLQTRNHVK
- a CDS encoding aspartate kinase, producing the protein MIKVTKFGGSSLANAEQFKKVADIILADESRRYVVPSAPGKRFAEDVKVTDMLYACYKAAISGQEFEKKFDEIKERYNGIIRELGLDLSLDKEYDAIEAGFKGRAGRDYAASRGEFLNGIILAKYIGYEFVDAAEVVFFNEDGSFNAAMTNQAVRDRLENIERAVIPGFYGSTPNDTIKTFSRGGSDITGSIVAAAVKADLYENWTDVSGFLVADPRIIKNPAVINTITYKELRELSYMGATVLHEDAIFPVRKEGIPINIKNTNAPEDPGTMIVESTSKKPEHIITGIAGKKGFSAVNIEKDMMNSEIGFGRKVLEQFEKNGLSFEHMPSGIDTMTVIVQQSEFESKEQEVLAGIHRNTSPDSIEIEAGLALIAVVGRAMKSAKGTAFRIFEALAKSDVNVKMIDQGSSELNIIIGVHEEEFEKALQAIYSAFVK
- a CDS encoding cofactor-independent phosphoglycerate mutase encodes the protein MKYVVILGDGMADEPIESLGNKTILQAADTPFLDMLSKKSEIGMVHTVPDGMAPGSDTANLSVLGYDPKIYYSGRSPLEALSIGVPMTDTDIALRCNIVTISEEEGVPYEEQTIIDHSSSEISTEDCGILLEAVRKELENDIFKFYLGTSYRHCTIWHNGSVVKLTPPHDVLGQKVGPNLPETESLREMMKKSYEILKNHPLNIERKKKGLNPANSCWFWGAGTKPALSSFEEKTGKKGVMISAVDLLKGIAVGAGMDNIIVPGADGTLNTNYEGKANAAIKALTEDGYDFAYIHVEAPDEMGHQGSVERKIKAVENLDGRVIKTVVEGLKKSGEPFRVIVTPDHPTPIRLRTHVAKPVPYLLYDSTEELDRTWNYNEAEAEASKNYVANGHQLIDKLFEK